From the Vibrio tubiashii ATCC 19109 genome, the window CTATGGGTGAGCATGTTTTTAACAATGGCATTTTTTGAAATAACTAGACTCAACTCTTGGCGAACCAAATCAACAACGGGTTTCATCTCCGGAACAGCTTTTAGATCCTCCCAAGCATGCCAAAGGGCTTGTTCCTTATGAGCACTCAGTGAATATTTTTCAGATAGCATTTGCCTAAGCTGATCGTTATCGGAAGGAGGTACAGCTCTAAGTTCATTTGCGAAATCCCCAACAAGCTCCTGCTTAAGCGCATCGAGTAAATTCGAGTTTGCTTCGTCTGTCCCTTTTATTGACTTCTCTTTGTTATAGGCATACCACATAGCTTCTTTCTGCGAAGCAAGTTCGGGGAAAGCTTGTTTTAGTTCCGAGATCAAAGCTTGACGAGTAATATTTTGCTGAGTCTTAATATTCTCATACCAAGCTTTAACCATGGAAACGTCACTAGAAGCTTCAACAACAGGCGGATTTACTTCTTTTTTGGCGTTTATTTCTTGCTGGGTTGATTCCCTCATCAATGAACTCATTCGCGCTTCATCTTGGCGCCGATGTACGCTTAACTCATTTCTGCTCTTTAGGTCAGCAGCTTGCAAGCTTGAGTCAATGATCATCCAAAGTTCCTAAGATCATGACAAAAGCTTTCAGCAAACGCTTTACTCTGTGAACTTCCATTCGCTGCTTGTTGCAGCCAAAGCTCTGCCTTACTAGA encodes:
- a CDS encoding YopR family T3SS polymerization control protein; its protein translation is MSSLMRESTQQEINAKKEVNPPVVEASSDVSMVKAWYENIKTQQNITRQALISELKQAFPELASQKEAMWYAYNKEKSIKGTDEANSNLLDALKQELVGDFANELRAVPPSDNDQLRQMLSEKYSLSAHKEQALWHAWEDLKAVPEMKPVVDLVRQELSLVISKNAIVKNMLTHSHKLDLS